In a genomic window of Salvelinus fontinalis isolate EN_2023a chromosome 7, ASM2944872v1, whole genome shotgun sequence:
- the gtf3c3 gene encoding general transcription factor 3C polypeptide 3 isoform X1: MSGFSSELIDYLEGRISFEDFEIRREERKAKLKVSNKGRLEEDEEIGPDDTLPSTSHGRSPRKCSKKRPAADPEEGVSPFVQEAFASMMGEGTETEQTEEEEEEEDEDNDDDYEEEEEEEEDSEEERKVEVKGDEEGPSAGDVFALEMELNRENKKMMKERRNRSKLPRALRGLMGEANIRYARGDKEDAVLMCMEIIRQAPLAYEPFSTLAMIYEDQGDMEKSLQFGLIAAHLNPSDCEEWVKLADMSLEQDNIRQAIICYTKAIKYDPSNVRYLWERCSLYEQVGEHKQSMDGYRRILNLLPPSDGEHFMQLSRDMAKSYYESSDLPSAMGVMEEALRRHPELVTDESINMAAELYIANHQHGKALQVLVQFCGIVLERGELKPDLAEEENPEEQEKMESEEEQEKMESEEEQEKMESEEQKKMEAEEENPEEEQKKMESEEENPEEEKEMKPATTEEPGGEVRQVVVPDHVPVDIRVKLMVCLIHEHVYRPLDSMLTSLMEQSPEELGDLYLDVAEAFLDEGEYNSALPLLSALVCSERYNLAVVWLRHAECLKALGHMEVAVTSYNKVVQMAPLHLEARLCLSTLQQQLGRPLCALKALEPMYDPDTLAQDASAAQQELKLLLHRSTLLHSQGRLDDYLDTMLTMLAMLLKVAMTRAQVCVRASMWSGVRHLRLVKVSKDLVSDIGDQEAAYQDISGKTSVLSREDWWLLLVRCVCTLCEMKRFKEAELLVDSSLEFYSFYDVKVKRKELEFFGLSAAFLDHNYRKAYDYIRLTLMEKQEWPMLWNVFNQVTLHSQDVRHHRFCLRLMMKNPDNHALCVLSGHNALVSGSFKHALGQYVQAFRAKPDEPLYSLCVGLTFFHMASQKFVVKRHPLILQGFSFLWRYVEQRGPCQESMYNLGRALQQMGLAHLAIHYYHKALSFPPLTLEGIEADQVDLRREIAFNLSIIYQASGNTEMVRHLINTYCTV, from the exons ATGTCGGGGTTCAGCTCAGAGCTCATTGACTACCTGGAGGGAAGGATTTCATTCGAGGACTTTGAAATAcggagagaggaaagaaaagctAAATTGAAG GTATCGAACAAAGGACGTTTAGAGGAAGATGAAGAGATTGGACCAGATGACACTCTCCCCAGCACTTCCCACGGCCGCAGTCCGAGAAAATGTTCCAAAAAACGGCCCGCAG CGGATCCTGAGGAAGGTGTCAGCCCCTTTGTCCAGGAGGCCTTTGCCTCGATGATGGGGGAAGGAACAGAGACTGAACagactgaggaagaggaggaggaggaggatgaagacaaCGATGACGAttatgaagaagaggaggaggaagaggaggattcagaggaggagaggaaggttgAAGTTAAAGGAGATGAGGAAGGCCCCTCAGCTGGGGATGTCTTTGCTCTGGAAATGGAGCTTAACCGAGAGAACAAGAAGATGATGAAG GAGAGACGTAACCGCAGCAAGCTGCCCCGGGCCCTAAGGGGCCTCATGGGAGAAGCCAACATCCGTTACGCCCGCGGAGACAAGGAGGACGCCGTCCTGATGTGTATGGAGATCATCAGACAGG CCCCCCTGGCCTACGAGCCCTTCTCCACCCTGGCTATGATCTATGAAGACCAGGGGGACATGGAGAAGTCTCTACAGTTTGGCCTGATCGCTGCCCATCTCAACCCCAGCGACTGTGAGGAGTGGGTCAAGCTGGCCGACATGTCTCTGGAGCAGGATAACATCAGGCAGGCCATCATCTGCTACACCAAAG ccaTTAAGTATGACCCCAGTAATGTTCGCTACCTATGGGAACGTTGCAGCCTGTATGAGCAGGTGGGGGAACACAAGCAGTCCATGGACGGGTATCGCCGTATCCTCAACCTACTGCCCCCTAGTGACGGAGAGCACTTCATGCAGCTGTCACGAGACATGGCCAA aagCTACTATGAGAGTAGTGACCTGCCGTCAGCCATGGGGGTGATGGAGGAGGCCCTGAGGAGACACCCAGAGCTGGTGACAGACGAGAGCATCAACATGGCTGCTGAGCTCTACATCGCCAACCACCAACACGGCAAGGctcttcag GTTCTAGTCCAGTTCTGCGGGATCGTCCTGGAGAGAGGAGAACTTAAGCCAGACCTTGCAGAGGAGGAGAACCCAGAGGAGCAGGAGAAGATGGAatcagaggaggagcaggagaagatggaatcagaggaggagcaggagaagatGGAATCAGAGGAGCAGAAGAAGATGGAAGCAGAGGAGGAGAACCCAGAGGAGGAACAGAAGAAGATGGAATCAGAGGAGGAGAACCCAGAGGAAGAAAAGGAGATGAAACCAGCGACAACAGAGGAGCCTGGag gggAGGTTAGACAGGTGGTAGTTCCAGACCATGTACCAGTGGACATCAGAGTGAAACTCATGGTCTGTCTGATCCACGAGCATGTTTACAGACCTCTGGAT TCCATGTTGACGTCTCTGATGGAGCAGAGCCCAGAGGAGCTGGGGGATCTGTACCTGGACGTGGCTGAGGCCTTCCTGGACGAGGGAGAGTACAACTcagccctgcctctcctctctgccctggtCTGCTCTGAGAGATACAACCTGGCTGTTGTCTGGCTCCGACACGCTg AGTGTCTGAAGGCGCTGGGCCACATGGAGGTAGCAGTGACGAGTTACAACAAGGTAGTACAGATGGCTCCTCTTCACCTGGAGGCCAGGCTGTGTCTGTCTACTCTGCAGCAGCAGCTGGGTCGACCTCTCTGTGCCCTCAAGGCCCTGGAGCCCATGTACGACCCAGACACACTGGCACAGGACGCCTCCGCAGCACAGCAG gAGTTGAAGCTGCTGCTGCACCGCTCTACTCTGCTGCATTCCCAAGGCCGACTGGATGACTACCTGGATACCATGCTGACCATGCTGGCTATGCTGCTGAAG GTGGCTATGACGCGGGCCCAGGTGTGTGTCAGAGCCAGCATGTGGTCGGGGGTCAGACACCTGCGTCTGGTCAAGGTGTCTAAGGACCTGGTGTCAGACATCGGTGACCAGGAGGCAGCCTATCAGGACATCAGTG GTAAGACCAGTGTGTTGTCCCGGGAGGACTGGTGGTTACTgttggtgaggtgtgtgtgtacgcTGTGTGAGATGAAGCGTTTTAAAGAGGCAGAGCTGCTGGTGGATTCTTCTCTGGAGTTCTACTCCTTCTATGACGTCAAG GTGAAGAGGAAAGAGCTGGAGTTCTTTGGTCTGTCGGCTGCTTTCCTGGACCATAACTACCGCAAGGCCTACGATTACATCAG GCTGACGCTGATGGAGAAGCAGGAGTGGCCCATGCTGTGGAATGTATTCAACCAG GTGACCCTTCACTCCCAGGACGTGCGTCATCATCGGTTCTGTCTGCGTCTGATGATGAAGAACCCAGACAACCACGCCCTGTGTGTTCTCAGTGGACACAACGCACTGGTGTCTGGCAGCTTCAAACACGCACTCG gtcagtACGTTCAGGCGTTCAGGGCTAAGCCAGATGAACCTCTGTACAGTCTGTGTGTTGGCCTCACCTTCTTCCACATGGCGTCTCAGAAGTTTGTGGTTAAACGCCACCCGCTGATACTGCAG GGCTTCTCGTTCCTGTGGCGTTACGTGGAGCAGCGTGGGCCCTGCCAGGAAAGCATGTACAACCTGGGACGGGCCCTGCAGCAGATGGGCCTGGCACACCTCGCCATTCACTATTACCACAAGGCTCTCAGCTTCCCTCCTCTTACACTAGAG
- the gtf3c3 gene encoding general transcription factor 3C polypeptide 3 isoform X2, producing MSGFSSELIDYLEGRISFEDFEIRREERKAKLKVSNKGRLEEDEEIGPDDTLPSTSHGRSPRKCSKKRPAADPEEGVSPFVQEAFASMMGEGTETEQTEEEEEEEDEDNDDDYEEEEEEEEDSEEERKVEVKGDEEGPSAGDVFALEMELNRENKKMMKERRNRSKLPRALRGLMGEANIRYARGDKEDAVLMCMEIIRQAPLAYEPFSTLAMIYEDQGDMEKSLQFGLIAAHLNPSDCEEWVKLADMSLEQDNIRQAIICYTKAIKYDPSNVRYLWERCSLYEQVGEHKQSMDGYRRILNLLPPSDGEHFMQLSRDMAKSYYESSDLPSAMGVMEEALRRHPELVTDESINMAAELYIANHQHGKALQVLVQFCGIVLERGELKPDLAEEENPEEQEKMESEEEQEKMESEEEQEKMESEEQKKMEAEEENPEEEQKKMESEEENPEEEKEMKPATTEEPGGEVRQVVVPDHVPVDIRVKLMVCLIHEHVYRPLDSMLTSLMEQSPEELGDLYLDVAEAFLDEGEYNSALPLLSALVCSERYNLAVVWLRHAECLKALGHMEVAVTSYNKVVQMAPLHLEARLCLSTLQQQLGRPLCALKALEPMYDPDTLAQDASAAQQELKLLLHRSTLLHSQGRLDDYLDTMLTMLAMLLKVAMTRAQVCVRASMWSGVRHLRLVKVSKDLVSDIGDQEAAYQDISGKTSVLSREDWWLLLVRCVCTLCEMKRFKEAELLVDSSLEFYSFYDVKVKRKELEFFGLSAAFLDHNYRKAYDYIRLTLMEKQEWPMLWNVFNQVSTFRRSGLSQMNLCTVCVLASPSSTWRLRSLWLNATR from the exons ATGTCGGGGTTCAGCTCAGAGCTCATTGACTACCTGGAGGGAAGGATTTCATTCGAGGACTTTGAAATAcggagagaggaaagaaaagctAAATTGAAG GTATCGAACAAAGGACGTTTAGAGGAAGATGAAGAGATTGGACCAGATGACACTCTCCCCAGCACTTCCCACGGCCGCAGTCCGAGAAAATGTTCCAAAAAACGGCCCGCAG CGGATCCTGAGGAAGGTGTCAGCCCCTTTGTCCAGGAGGCCTTTGCCTCGATGATGGGGGAAGGAACAGAGACTGAACagactgaggaagaggaggaggaggaggatgaagacaaCGATGACGAttatgaagaagaggaggaggaagaggaggattcagaggaggagaggaaggttgAAGTTAAAGGAGATGAGGAAGGCCCCTCAGCTGGGGATGTCTTTGCTCTGGAAATGGAGCTTAACCGAGAGAACAAGAAGATGATGAAG GAGAGACGTAACCGCAGCAAGCTGCCCCGGGCCCTAAGGGGCCTCATGGGAGAAGCCAACATCCGTTACGCCCGCGGAGACAAGGAGGACGCCGTCCTGATGTGTATGGAGATCATCAGACAGG CCCCCCTGGCCTACGAGCCCTTCTCCACCCTGGCTATGATCTATGAAGACCAGGGGGACATGGAGAAGTCTCTACAGTTTGGCCTGATCGCTGCCCATCTCAACCCCAGCGACTGTGAGGAGTGGGTCAAGCTGGCCGACATGTCTCTGGAGCAGGATAACATCAGGCAGGCCATCATCTGCTACACCAAAG ccaTTAAGTATGACCCCAGTAATGTTCGCTACCTATGGGAACGTTGCAGCCTGTATGAGCAGGTGGGGGAACACAAGCAGTCCATGGACGGGTATCGCCGTATCCTCAACCTACTGCCCCCTAGTGACGGAGAGCACTTCATGCAGCTGTCACGAGACATGGCCAA aagCTACTATGAGAGTAGTGACCTGCCGTCAGCCATGGGGGTGATGGAGGAGGCCCTGAGGAGACACCCAGAGCTGGTGACAGACGAGAGCATCAACATGGCTGCTGAGCTCTACATCGCCAACCACCAACACGGCAAGGctcttcag GTTCTAGTCCAGTTCTGCGGGATCGTCCTGGAGAGAGGAGAACTTAAGCCAGACCTTGCAGAGGAGGAGAACCCAGAGGAGCAGGAGAAGATGGAatcagaggaggagcaggagaagatggaatcagaggaggagcaggagaagatGGAATCAGAGGAGCAGAAGAAGATGGAAGCAGAGGAGGAGAACCCAGAGGAGGAACAGAAGAAGATGGAATCAGAGGAGGAGAACCCAGAGGAAGAAAAGGAGATGAAACCAGCGACAACAGAGGAGCCTGGag gggAGGTTAGACAGGTGGTAGTTCCAGACCATGTACCAGTGGACATCAGAGTGAAACTCATGGTCTGTCTGATCCACGAGCATGTTTACAGACCTCTGGAT TCCATGTTGACGTCTCTGATGGAGCAGAGCCCAGAGGAGCTGGGGGATCTGTACCTGGACGTGGCTGAGGCCTTCCTGGACGAGGGAGAGTACAACTcagccctgcctctcctctctgccctggtCTGCTCTGAGAGATACAACCTGGCTGTTGTCTGGCTCCGACACGCTg AGTGTCTGAAGGCGCTGGGCCACATGGAGGTAGCAGTGACGAGTTACAACAAGGTAGTACAGATGGCTCCTCTTCACCTGGAGGCCAGGCTGTGTCTGTCTACTCTGCAGCAGCAGCTGGGTCGACCTCTCTGTGCCCTCAAGGCCCTGGAGCCCATGTACGACCCAGACACACTGGCACAGGACGCCTCCGCAGCACAGCAG gAGTTGAAGCTGCTGCTGCACCGCTCTACTCTGCTGCATTCCCAAGGCCGACTGGATGACTACCTGGATACCATGCTGACCATGCTGGCTATGCTGCTGAAG GTGGCTATGACGCGGGCCCAGGTGTGTGTCAGAGCCAGCATGTGGTCGGGGGTCAGACACCTGCGTCTGGTCAAGGTGTCTAAGGACCTGGTGTCAGACATCGGTGACCAGGAGGCAGCCTATCAGGACATCAGTG GTAAGACCAGTGTGTTGTCCCGGGAGGACTGGTGGTTACTgttggtgaggtgtgtgtgtacgcTGTGTGAGATGAAGCGTTTTAAAGAGGCAGAGCTGCTGGTGGATTCTTCTCTGGAGTTCTACTCCTTCTATGACGTCAAG GTGAAGAGGAAAGAGCTGGAGTTCTTTGGTCTGTCGGCTGCTTTCCTGGACCATAACTACCGCAAGGCCTACGATTACATCAG GCTGACGCTGATGGAGAAGCAGGAGTGGCCCATGCTGTGGAATGTATTCAACCAG gtcagtACGTTCAGGCGTTCAGGGCTAAGCCAGATGAACCTCTGTACAGTCTGTGTGTTGGCCTCACCTTCTTCCACATGGCGTCTCAGAAGTTTGTGGTTAAACGCCACCCGCTGA